TTCCCGTAAAGTAGGCCACTAATCAGGCGTTTTGTTCTTATCCATACCAAAACCCCCCGTGCGAGTTACCAGCTCATATGCACGGGGGGCACAACACCCCGAAGGGGATTACAATGCAGCATACCAGCACTTCCGGCAAGACTTCCACCGGACGCACCACCGAGACCACCGGCCACCCCGGCCGAAGGCCACTTGGTACCACTGAAACAACTTTTAACCCTGGTATCTATAAGGCTGGCACTAAGGCTAAAGCCCCTGAATCTAAGCAGGTAGAACTAGATACTAAAGCCCTGCAAGCACGCACCTGGGAACGTCAAAAGGCAATGTGGGCAATCACTAACATTAAGGCGCTGGCTGGGTGCCACCGCTGGCGTTCTGGTAGCTCTAAAGGCGTATCCCTGAAATGGGCTAATAATGGCAGCTCACGTTTCGCTGGACTACAGAACAGCAATAGCGTGTGGGCTAGTCCTATCCCCGCCGTAGCTATCGGCAAGCGTCGTGTGCAGGAAGCAACCACCGCCGTGAAAAACTGGCACGATATGCACGATAATGCGAGCGTATTGCTATTAACGCTTACTCTCCCACATGCTCATGGCACCGCCCTGAAAGACTCCCTGGAAGCTCTAAAAGCCGGGTGGGCTGGCATTATCGGCACAACTAGCTGGAAGAAAGACCGCGAGGCCTACCGCTTGCCGTGGTGGCATAAAGCCCTGGAAATTACCCACGGCCAAAACAGTTTCCACCCTCATTTCCATGTCTTGCTATTTTGTGAGCGCACTCTATCCACCACCGAGGTGGAAGCTCTAAAAGCACGCCTATTCGACCGCTACGCTAAGCGCCTGGAAAAGCACGGCTGGCAGCGTCCTAGCTGGGAACACGGTATTGATTTAGTGCAATCCACCGGCCGTGATGATGCCATCATGATGGGCGCGTACACCGCTAAGGGAATTGCGGAATCTTGGAATGCAGCAAGCGAAGTCGCCGGACAAGCATTTAAGGAAGCTAAAGGCACCAATAGAACCCCGTGGCAAATTTTGGACGATATTGCAGCGGGCGCGC
The nucleotide sequence above comes from Corynebacterium callunae DSM 20147. Encoded proteins:
- a CDS encoding protein rep, which codes for MQHTSTSGKTSTGRTTETTGHPGRRPLGTTETTFNPGIYKAGTKAKAPESKQVELDTKALQARTWERQKAMWAITNIKALAGCHRWRSGSSKGVSLKWANNGSSRFAGLQNSNSVWASPIPAVAIGKRRVQEATTAVKNWHDMHDNASVLLLTLTLPHAHGTALKDSLEALKAGWAGIIGTTSWKKDREAYRLPWWHKALEITHGQNSFHPHFHVLLFCERTLSTTEVEALKARLFDRYAKRLEKHGWQRPSWEHGIDLVQSTGRDDAIMMGAYTAKGIAESWNAASEVAGQAFKEAKGTNRTPWQILDDIAAGAPGTPEYRRDVAIWREYEATTRGVKQTSWSTGAKKALSVNVLKDEDVATGEVLGEDEATEDYVVADIPAKAWAELCDDVHKRLDIANYVAKATTAKEAQQRAHKILDLWGIEHRSVLLEVEAPGRVWKVATDESRALLAVDPGSTWL